The segment GATCAGCACCTCTGCCAACACCAAATATACTTCTCACCTCCCCTTCTGCGATGGTCTCGAAATGCTCGATTGCCTGACGGAAACTTAATTCATGCATCCTCACGTAATCGTCATAGAATTGTATGGCTTTGTTTAGGATTTCACTTGGGCAGAAGCGTGGACGTTTAATGACGTCACATCTATGAGTCATAGTGCATCGCCCTTAAATTAGCCTCTTCACGTTTACCATAGCCTCCTTTATCAGCCTCTCTCTGGCTATTTCACAATACTTCCTACTGATATCGATGCCTATCGCCTTCCTCCTCAATAGGTATGCGGCTACAAGTGTCGTTCCACTACCTACGAATGGGTCTAACACCACATCCCCAACATATGAGAAGAGCTTTATACATCTCTTTGGTAGTTCTAGGGGGAATGGGGCTGGATGCCCAACCCTCTTGGGATTTTCACCTTGAAATGTCCATAAACCCAAAGTCCATTCCTTAAATTCTTCAGGCGTTATATCTGAATCTCCCCCCTCAAACCTCTTCCAACTATGCTTATAGAGTAATACTATCACCTCCACTGGGGCTATAACGTATGGTGCAGATGCAGATGCAAAGGAACCCCAAGCCGTCCTCCTAGATATATTACTTTCATTCCATATTATCGTGCTGAAATATTCGAAGCCAACCCTCTTAGCTATTGAAACCACATCAACATAGACACTCTGGAAACCTTCACCAGTCCTCCCCCTACTCTTATCCAAAGGTATGTTTAAACATATCCTACCATCAGGCTTCAGAATTTCATAAACCCTCCTCAACCACTTCTCCGTAAACTCCAAATACTTCTCATAGGGTATATTATCCCTATAACCCTCATACTCAATATCCACATTATATGGTGGCGAAGTAACAACGAGATCTATGCTATTGGGTTTTATGTAATCAACCTTAAGGAAATCATCATTAATTACAATTACACTCCCATCAGGAGTCCTATAAAAAACCTTATCCTCAGGAACCCCAAACTTCCTCTCAATAGATACACTCATAAATTCACACCCAAATCAATAAAACTTCAACACACCCACAAGCAGCCATCAATATCAATGTTATCAACATGATATATGAATATTGCGTATCAACATCAGAATTACTACATCATGTTCTTGAAAATGAATATAAATTTTCCACAATAATACAATTCTACAAGCCTATATGGATGTTTAAAATTGATGTTTTCTCATAGGAGTAACATGATAACAACAAAGTTAATGCATTGATTTTGACGAAAATTATGGGGATGTTGTTTTGCATTTTGACGCATATTGAGGAGTATAAGTATCTTTTGGAGAGGTCTAGGAGGTTCCTTGAAACTGCTGAGTTGCAATTGAGTAGAGGGTTTTATGATTTAACAGTTTTCAGCCTTGAGCAAGCTCTCCAACTTTATCTCAAAGCATATCTTTTAAAGCTTGAGTTAGAATTCACGAAGAAATGGAGTATTAGAAGGCTTCTTGAACTCATATACAAAAATACGAATTCAGAGGAGATTAGAAGTGCATTAGTGAATTATGCTGTTGAGCTTGGTTCACTTGAAGATGCATATATCACCTCAAGATATGTTGCTAGGGAATACTGTGAGGAGGAGGCTAGAAAACTATTACAAACAGTAAGGGGGGTAATGGGTATTGTGGGAAGATCTATTGATAGATGAGGCTAAGAGGAGAAGGGAGATATTTGAAAATCTGGATGAGTATCTTAAGAAGATAGTTGAAATCGTTGAGAAAATTGACTCCAATGCAGAAGTATACTTGTTTGGCAGTGTAGCTGAGGGAAGACATCTAATCTCAAGCGACATAGACATATTGGTGGTCTCAGATCTCCATCCAGGAAAAATCATTGCAGAACTATGGTCGGCTGGAATAGATGACCCATTCGAAATACACGTTATAACCAGAAATATGCTGGAAACATATAAGAAGAGAGCAAAACTAATCAAACTAAACACCACATACACAAATAATTCCCAGCAAAGGTAATGAAAACTACCTTCAACCTAGCTTTAAAAGTAAGATTTATAGCCTATTTTTGGCCTTTACTATGGAGCTAGAGGAGTTCAAGCGTATAAAGGAGATGCTCAACTACATTTAAGCTTCTAACTATAAATGTAGGTTTATCGTCTTTGTACACTATAGCGTTCATTCTCTAACTTTGAAGGCACTACAAGAAATAAAAAGGTTTTAAGTCAACAGAGCACCTTCCCTTCTTGAAAACTTTATAAATCTCCAGTTTCAGCAATGTTTTTTAGTGCGTAAAAGTGAACGTAACTATTACTGAAGAACAGTTGAAATTAGTGCTAGATAAATTAGAGCAAATTAGGATTGAACTTCTTAAACTTAGAGCTATGCTTCTACCCGAGGAAGAGTTAAGTGAAGAAGAGAAGAAAGAATTAGCAGAAGCGAAAAAGGAAATAACTGAAGGTCTTAGTATAAGCCTTGAAGATTTAATCAAAGAAACTAAAAACACAAGTTGAAGCTACTAAAATGGATTGGAATAAAGTTAAAGGTGAAGTGGAAGGACTCTGAGGAGTTATAAAATCCCCGCCGAATATGTGGAGCAAGTAATTTCCGAGGTTAAGAAGAGAGCTAAATCTAAACTTTAATTATAAAATACATGTAAAT is part of the Candidatus Methanomethylicota archaeon genome and harbors:
- a CDS encoding site-specific DNA-methyltransferase, which translates into the protein MSVSIERKFGVPEDKVFYRTPDGSVIVINDDFLKVDYIKPNSIDLVVTSPPYNVDIEYEGYRDNIPYEKYLEFTEKWLRRVYEILKPDGRICLNIPLDKSRGRTGEGFQSVYVDVVSIAKRVGFEYFSTIIWNESNISRRTAWGSFASASAPYVIAPVEVIVLLYKHSWKRFEGGDSDITPEEFKEWTLGLWTFQGENPKRVGHPAPFPLELPKRCIKLFSYVGDVVLDPFVGSGTTLVAAYLLRRKAIGIDISRKYCEIARERLIKEAMVNVKRLI
- a CDS encoding HEPN domain-containing protein; its protein translation is MLFCILTHIEEYKYLLERSRRFLETAELQLSRGFYDLTVFSLEQALQLYLKAYLLKLELEFTKKWSIRRLLELIYKNTNSEEIRSALVNYAVELGSLEDAYITSRYVAREYCEEEARKLLQTVRGVMGIVGRSIDR
- a CDS encoding nucleotidyltransferase domain-containing protein, producing MWEDLLIDEAKRRREIFENLDEYLKKIVEIVEKIDSNAEVYLFGSVAEGRHLISSDIDILVVSDLHPGKIIAELWSAGIDDPFEIHVITRNMLETYKKRAKLIKLNTTYTNNSQQR